From the genome of Labedella gwakjiensis:
TCCCGCTCCTCAAGCCCGTGTCCGCGATCACACTCCTCCTGGGACTCGTCTACACGCTCAAGGTCGTCGACATCATCTGGATCATGACCGCTGGAGGCCCGGCGAACTCGTCGACCACGCTCGCCATCTGGTCCTACCGCGAGGCCTTCGGAACGGGACAGCCCGACCTCTCCCCCGCGGCGGCCGTCGGCAACCTGCTCATCGTGATCGCCCTGATCTTCGGATTCTTCTACCTCCGCATCCAGCGCCGGGAGGCGAACTCATGACCGCTCGTCGTTCGTGGTGGAAGCTCGCGCTCGGCGTGATCTTCACAGCCCTCATGCTCTTCCCCGTCTACTGGATGGTCAACGTGTCGCTCACGCGCACGCAGGACCTCCGGCTGAGCCCACCGCACATCTTCCCGGTGAACCCGACGCTCGAGGGCTTCGAGGCCGTCATCCGCCAGCAGCTCCCCAACCTCGGGACGAGCCTCCTCATCGGTCTCGGCTGCGTCGTCCTCACCGTCGTCATCGCCGCCCCGGCGGCGTACGCGATCGCCCTGCTCAACCTCCGCGGCGGGCGCACCCTCAACTTCATCCTGCTCGTGGCGCAGATGATCCCCGGCGTCGTCATGGCGATGGGCTTCTACGCCATCTACGTGCGCGCAGGTCTCCTCAACAGCGTGTGGGGGCTGATCCTCGCGGACTCGACGATCGCCGTCCCGTTCGGGGTGCTGCTGTTCACCGCGTTCATGAGCGGACTCCCGCGCGAGCTGCTGCAGGCCGCGAAGGTCGACGGCGCGAACGCCTGGCGCACGTTCGTCTCGATCGTGCTGCCGATGAGCCGCAACTCGGTGCTCACGGTCTCGCTCTTCGCGTTCCTCTGGGCCTGGTCGGACTTCATCTTCGCGTCGACGCTCGCGCGCAACAGCGAGCTGCGGCCCGTGACCCTCGGCATCTACGCCTACATCGGCAACAACACCACCCAGTGGAACGCGATCATGGCCACTGCCGTCGTCGCCTCCATCCCCGCGGCCATCCTCCTCGTGGTGGCCCAGCGATACGTCGCCGCCGGCGTGACCGCCGGCGCCGTGAAGGACTGACCCGTGACCTCGACCTCCTCCATCGCCTCCTCCTCGACGGCGACGCCGTCATCGGCCGCCGTCCCGGTGGCCCCCGAGAACTCCGCCAGACGAGGGACCGCCGTCGCCGACGTGCGGCTCTCGCCGAACGGCTTCTGGGGTCGCCGCCAGGAGGTGAACGGTGCGGCCACGCTCGCGCACTGCCTCGACTGGATCGAGCGGCTCGGCTGGCTCGAGAACATCGATCGCGTGGCCCGCGGCGAGGTCACGGTGGAGCGCGCCGGATGGCAGTTCTCCGACTCCGAGATCTACAAGCTGCTCGAGGCGATGGCGTGGGAGCTCGGGCGTCGCGACGACGCGGAGCTCGAGGCGACGTTCGCGTCCGTCGTGGCCCGCGTGGCGGCCGCGCAGGACGACGACGGCTACCTCGGCACCGCCTTCGGCCACCCGGGACTCCCTCCCCGCTACAGCGACCTCGCGATGGGGCACGAGCTCTACAACATGGGCCACCTGCTCCAGGCCGCCGTCGCGCGCGTGCGCACGGCGGGCGACGACCTCCTGGTGGAGGTGGCCCGCCGGGCTGCCGACCACATCTGCCGCGAGTTCGGCGGGGACGGGCGGGACGGCATCTGCGGTCACCCGGAGATCGAGGTGGGCCTCGCCGAGTTCGGCCGAGCCGTGGGCGAGCCGCGCTACCTCGCGCAGGCCCGCTTGTTCGTCGATCGCCGCGGCCACGGGAGCCTCCCCGTCCCGCCGCTGCAGTCGGCCGAGTACTTCCAGGACGACACCCCCGTGATCGACGCCGAGGCTCTCCGCGGTCACGCCGTCCGCGCCCTCTACCTGTCGGCCGGAGCCGTCGACGTGGCCGTGCACGACGGCGACGTCGCGCTCCTCGACGCGCTCCGCGGCCAGTGGGACCACACGGTGGAGCGCCGCACCTACCTCACGGGTGGCATGGGATCCCGCCACCAGGACGAAGGCTTCGGCGACGACTTCGAGCTCCCCACCGACCGCGCCTACTGCGAGACGTGCGCCGGCGTCGCCTCCGTCATGTTCTCGTGGCGGCTCTACCTGGCCACGGGCGAGGTGCGCTACGCCGACCTCATCGAGCGCACGCTCTTCAACGTGATCGCGACGTCGCCGGCCGCCGACGGCCGGTCCTTCTTCTACGCGAACCCGCTCCACCAGCGCGAGGCCGGGGCCGTTCCGACGGACGGCGTGAACGCGCGGGCCGAGGGCGGCACGCGCGCCCCGTGGTTCGAGGTGTCGTGCTGCCCCACGAACGTCGCGAGGACGTTCGCGTCGCTCCCCGCGTACGTGGCCGCTGTCGACAGCTCGGGCGACGGTTCGACCGACGGAGACGTCGCCGTGCTCATGCAGTACGCGGACGGACGCGCCGTGATCGGCGACGTCGTGCTCGACGTGCAGACGCGCTACCCGGACGACGGCCTCATCCGCATCACGGTGCTCGAGGCGCCGGACGCCGAGAGCACCCTGCGTCTGCGCGTGCCCGCTTGGGCGAGCGACGCCGTGCTGACCGAGCCGGGAGCGGAGTCGCACCCGGTCGCACCCGGCTGGGCGGACGTGCGCCGCGCCTTCGTGTCCGGAGACGTCGTCACGCTCGACCTGCGCCTCGCCCCCCGCTTCACGTTCCCCGATCCCCGCATCGACGCGGTGCGCGGCACGGTGGCCGTCGAACGCGGCCCCCTCGTGCTGTGCCTCGAATCGACAGACCTCCCCGGCGACGCCACGATCGACGACGTGAGCGTCGACACCACGTCGGCCCCCATCGCGAGCGGCGACGGCGCGTCCGTCACCGCGATCGTCGCCGACCCCGACGAGCGGACACCCGGCGCCCTGCCCTTCACCTCGGCGCCGGCGACACCCCTCCGGGCGGGCGCCACCGAGCTCGCGCTCGTCCCCTACCACCGATGGGCCGAACGCGGCCCGTCGACCATGCGTGTGTTCATCCCGACGGCGGACGGGACGGACTCCACAGCGGCCACCGACGGGCGGTAGCCGCTGCACCGCGCCGGTCCCCACCGGCATCAGAAACAGAGAGGTTTCACCACATGATGCGCGATGCACCATCGCATACACATGTCCGTCGACGCGTCGCCGCCTTCTCCACCGCCCTCGCGGTTGGAGTGGGCGTCGTCGCCGCCGGAGCAGCCAGTCCGGCATCGGCGGCTGTCCCCACCCCCGACCTGCACTACTCCATGGACGACGTCACCGGCACGACCGTGCCCGACTCCTCGGGGAACGACCGCAACGGCACGATCAGTGGCAGCACTGCCGTGATCGCGTCGGACGACGGCTCGGCCCTCGACCTCACGGGCGGACACGTCGTGCTCCCCACCGAGATCCTCGACGGCGCGACCGACCTCACCGTCGCCACACGCGTCCGCTGGGACGGCGGGGCCGCCTGGCAGTGGCTCTTCGGCCTCGGTTCCGACAACTCCCACTACCTCTTCACATCGCCGTCGAGCGGAGAGGGGAAGCTCCGCACCGCCATCACCCGCGCCGGCGGCGGCTCGAACGAGCAGACGGTGACCGGCAGCGGCCCGCTCAAGACGGGCGAGTGGGTAGACCTCACCGTCACCCTCGACACCACGGCCGACCGGCTCGTGACCTACATCGACGGCGCCGCCGTCTCGAGCGTCGCCACCGATGTGACAGCTGGAGAACTCCTCACCGACTCGGCGACGAGCGGCGGATTCATCGGCAAGTCGTTCTACCCGGACCCCGCCTTCGACGGCGCGATCGACGACTTCCAGGTCTTCCGTTCGGCGCTCACCGCCGAGCAGGTCGCCGAGCTGTCGGGCGCCGAGGCGCCGACCCTCGAGTCCCTCACCACGACGAGTTTCGAGGTGCGCACGCGCGTCGACGAGGCTCCGGTGCTTCCGGCCGTCGTCCGCGGCGTGTACTCCGACGACGTCGAGCGCGACGTGCCGATCACGTGGGAGGACGTGCCCGCGTCGTCCTACGCCCAGTCGGGCGTGTTCACCGTCGCGGGAGTCGCGGCCGACATCGACGTGACCGTCGAGGTCACGGTGACGCGCGGCGAGGTCCGCATCGACATGGCCGAGAACACGGGCGACGTCTACGGCGGAGCCTCCGGCGTGCTCTACGGGCTCTACGGCGACGACATGCCCACCTCCAACCTCGTCGAGGGCATGGACGTGCGCACCGTCGCGACGAAGGCGCAGGACGGCGGCCAGCACCCCGGCTCCGACGCGCTCGAGATCCTCCCGACGCTCACGGCGTCCGGCGGCGACGTGTACCTCCGCGTCACCGACTACTACCGCGGTTTCCCCTACCAGTGGCCGGGCGACACTCCCGAGGAGAAGCTCGCCGACTATCGGACGGTGCTCGACGAGCAGCTCGCGATGATCGCGACGATCCCGGCGGAGCAGCGCGAGCACCTCGTGATCGAACCCTTCAACGAGCCGGAGGGCAACATGTTCGGCACCGGCGAGTGGAGCCTCGACGGCACCTCCTGGCTCGACGACCCCACGGACTACTTCGCCGCATGGGACAGCACCTATGCGCGCATCAAGGAGGCCTTCCCCGACATGCGCGTCGCCGGCCCCGGACTGAGCGTGCTGTTCTCGCAGACGCAGGGCTTCCTCTCCCACACGGTGGAGGCCGGGACCGTTCCGGACATCATCACGTGGCACGAGCTGAGCGACCCGGCGACCATCCGCACATCGGTCGACCGCTTCCGCGACTGGGAGGCCACGGCCTTCGAGGGATCGTCGTACGAGGGCACGGAGCTGCCCATCAACATCAACGAGTACGCGTTCAACTACCACACCTCCGTCCCCGGTCAGATGATCCAGTGGATCTCCGCGATCGAGGAGAAGAAGGTCGACGCGATGATCGCCTTCTGGAATATCAACGGCAACCTCTCCGACTCGGCCGTGCAGCAGAACCGCGCCAACGGTCAGTGGTGGCTGTACAACTCCTACGCGCAGATGTCCGGCCACACGGTGGAACTCACTCCTCCGTCGCCCGGCGAGAGCTACACGCTGCAGGGCGTGTCGTCGCTCGACGAGGAGAAGAAGATCTCGCGCACCATCATCGGAGGCGCCGACGGCGCCGCTCCCGTCGACTTCGTCGACGTGCCGGCCGACGTGTTCGGATCGACGGCTCGCGTGCAGGTGCGGGAGATCCCGTGGACCGGTCAGATCGGTGACTCGGAGCAGCCGATCGTGCTGTCCGACCGGATCGCCGAGGTGGCGGACGGCACGCTCACGCTCGACTTCGGCGCCGGCGATCTGCCGCAGCTGACGGAGTCGTCCGCGTACGAGATCCTCATCACCCCGGGCGAGGGCGCCGAGGCCACGGCGGCATCCCCCGCCTGGAACGCCTCGTACGAGGCCGAGGACGCCGCGTTCACGGGCTCGGGCTACTCGAAGAACGGCCCGGAGGGTTCGCCCAACGACGTGAGCAAGTACTACACGTCCGGCGGATACAACGTCGGCGGGCTGCGCGAGGGCTCGAACGGGAGGCTCTCCTTCACGGTCGACGTCCCCGAGACGGGCGCGTACGACCTCAGCGTGTTCGCGAACAGCCTCAACACGTACGACCTGATCGCGGAGAACGGGCCGACGAACGTCTTCCTCACGGTCGACGGCGCAGCGGAGCAGGAGGTGTTCCTCCCGCTCGGCTACAAGTGGGTCGTGTGGGACCACGCCGACACCACCGTGCAGTTGACGGCCGGGACGCACACGATCTCGCTCGCCACGACCGATCTCGCCGGCACCGAGAGCACGAAGGGCGACGCGCTCATCGACCGCATCACCCTCGAGCGCTCGGCGTCCGCTGACGCGGTCACCGACTACGAGGCCGAGTACGCCGATCACACAGGCACACCGACCGCGACGGGCGTGCAGCTCGCGTCCGACGAGTCCGCGACGTTCTGGGTCTACGGAGAGGAGGACGCCGAGGCCACCCTCGAGGTGCTCGGCTCCGGCAGCGGTTCGGTGAGCCTCAACGGTGACGCCGTGCTCGATCTCTCCTCGGGTGAGGCCGCGGCCGAGCAGCGCCAGAGCGGAACCCCCGCCTCGGCGGTTCAGCTGCAGGGCGGCATCAACAAGATCGTGGTGACGGGTGAGGCGACGATCGACCGGATCCGGATCGCCGCATCGCAGGATCAGCTCTCCTCCACCGAATACCAGGCGGAGGACGCGGAGCTCTCGGGCGACGCGACCACGTCGGAGCTCGGGCTCGCCGAGGGCGGACTCGCCGTCGATGGGCTCGGCGGGGAGCCGGGCAACGACAATGCCGTGACCTTCACGGTGCAGGCGGACTCCGCCGGTCGCTACGCCATGGTCGTCCGGTTCTCGAACCCCGAGCAGGTGCCGGCGACGCACTACAACCCCAACCCGATGGCGCGTCACGCCGACATCAGCGTCAACGGAGGGGCATCCGAGCGGGTGCTCTTCGTCCCCACGTTCCACGAGAACAACTTCTGGGAGCGCACGATCGTGCTCGATCTGGAAGAGGGCGAGAACACCATCCGCTTCGGAGCGGAGGAGCAGCCGAACTTCGACGGGGTGACGTACGCCCAGGACAACTTCCCCGGGATCCCGCTGCGCTCGGCCGAGGCTCCGATCCTCGACCGCATCACCGTGTCGGAGCTGTCGGCCGCGGCGGAGACGCCCGTCGTCGTGACGCCGACCGACCCGGAGCCGGGCACGCCGGGCGGCGGAGGCGGTGACGGCGGCAACGGTGCGGGTGCCGGCGACCCGGACGGGAACGGGAACGCCGCTCCCGGTTCCGGCGACGGTCTCGCCTCCACGGGGTCGTCCCCGCTCGGCGCGCTCATCGCCGGGCTCGTCCTCCTCCTCGCGGGAGCGCTGGCGGCGCGCCGTCGCCGGTCCGCGATCGGCTGACCCCGGCGCACCGCACGATCCTGCGGACCACCCCCGCCACACGGTCGCTGAGCCTGTCGAAGCGGCTCTCGTTCTCGAGAAGCCGACACCCTTCGACAGGCTCAGCGCAGGCGTTCCTCAGGGACCGTTGTGCGGTCAAGCCGCGGCCGCGACCGGAGTGGGCGACTCCACGAGGTAGCGGGAGTACGCCGTGACCGTGAGGAAGGTGGGGTACTGCTCGCCCAGCGCGACCTCCCGGAAGACGTCGACCGCGTCGTCGAAGCGATCGGTGCCGCTGCGCTCCAACGACGCGAGGACGTCCGCGATGAACCCCTCGACGAGCTCCGCCGTGATCTGCGACCCCTCGGCCGTGATCGTGTCCTGGTGGATCCACTGCCAGATCTGGCTGCGGCTGATCTCCGCCGTCGCCGCGTCCTCCATGAGACCGTCGATCGCCGCGGCTCCGACACCGCGCAGCCAGCTCTCGATGTAGCGGACGGCGATGGACACGTTGTCGCGCACCCCCGACTCCGTGACAGCGCCCTGCAGGGAGCGGACGTCGAGCAGTTGCGCCGCCGTCACGTGCACGTCGTCGCGGAGGCGGTCCACCTGGTTCGCCCGGTCGCCGAGCACCGCGTCGAACTCGGCGCGCGCCGTGGGGATGAGGTCGGGGTGCGCCACCCACGAGCCGTCGAAGCCGTCGGCCGCCTCGCGCCGCTTGTCCTCCGCGACCTTCTCGAGCGCCCGCGCCGTGGCCTCCGGGTCCCGGCGGTTGGGGATGAACGCGCTCATCCCGCCGATCGCGTGCGCGCCCCGCTTGTGGCATGTCTGCACGAGCAGCTCGGTGTACGCGCGCATGAACGGGACCGTCATGGTGACCTCGATGCGGTCGGGCATCACGTACCACTTCCCGCGACCGCGGTAGTTCTTGATGATCGAGAAGATGTAGTCCCAGCGCCCCGCGTTGAGGCCCGCGCAGTGCTCCCGCAGCTCGTAGAGGATCTCCTCCATCTCGAACGCAGCGGGGAACGTCTCGATGAGGACGGTCGCCCGGATCGTGCCGTGCTCGATCCCGAGCGCCTCCTCGGAGAACGTGAAGATGTCGTTCCACAAGCGCGCCTCGAGGTGCGACTCGATCTTCGGCAGGTACAGGTACGGTCCTGCGCCGTTCTCGATGAGCCGCTGCGCGTTGTGGAAGAAGAACAGTCCGAAGTCGACGAGCGAACCGGACGCCGCCATCGCGATGCCCGACCGGTCCGTGAACCGCAGGTGCTTCTCGACGAGGTGCCAGCCGCGGGGCCGCATGACGATCGTGGGGGTCGTCTCGCCGACCGTGTACCGCCGGCCGTCGGGGCTCTCGTGGGTGAGCTGTCCGCGCACCGCGTCGAAGAGCGTCAGCTGACCGCCGACGACGTTGGCCCACATGGGCGAGGTGGCGTCCTCCTGGTCGGCGAGCCACACGTCTGCCCCGCTGTTGAGGGCGTTGATCGCCATCTTGCGGTCCGTCGGCCCGGTGATCTCCACGTGGCGCCGGTCGAGGCCCGGCCCGGGGCCTGCGACGCGCCAGCTCGCGTCGTCGCGGATCGCCTGCGTTTCCGCCAGGAAGCGCAGGTCGCGACCGTTGCCGAGGTCGAAGCGGCGCTGCATGCGGGCGGCGAGCCTGTCGTGGCGGGCTCCGGCGAACCGCAGGTGCAGCTCGTCGAGGAAGGAGAGGGCCTCGGGCGTGAGGATCTCGTCGAAGCGGCGGCCGCTCGGGCCGGTGATGTCGATGGTCATGATGTCGTCCTGTCCTTCTCAGCGTGTCAGTGGAACTGTTCGGATTCGGTGCTGCCCACGAGAGCGAGGGTCGCGCTCGTGGGGTTGAGGGCGGTGGAGACCCGGTCGAAGTACCCGGTGCCCACCTCGCGCTGGTGCCGCGTGGCGGTGTAGCCGTCGGCCTCCGAGGCGAACTCCGCCTCCTGCAGCTCCACGTAGGCGCTCATGTGGCGACGCGAGTAATCGCGGGCGAGCGTGTACATGGAGTGGTTGAGGGCGTGGAAGCCCGCGAGGGTGATGAACTGGAACGCGTACCCCATGGCGGCGAGCTCCCGCTGGAAGCGGGCGATCTGGTCGTCGTCGAGGTGGCGCTTCCAGTTGAACGACGGCGAGCAGTTGTACGCGAGCTTCTTGCCCGGGAACTCCGCGTGGATGCTCTCGGCGAAGGTCCGCGCGAGCTCGATGTCGGGCTCGGCGCTCTCGACCCACAGCAGGTCGGCGTAGGGAGCGTACGCATGGCCGCGGGCCAGGACGGTCTCGATGCCGGGACGCGTCTCGTAGAAACCCTCAGCGGTGCGCTCCCCGGTGAGGAAGGGGCGGTCGCGCTCGTCGACGTCGCTCGTGACGAGGTTCGCGGCGAGCGAGTCGGTGCGGGCCACGATCACGGTGGGCACCCCGGCCACGTCGGCGGCGAGCCGCGCGGCGTTGAGGGTGCGGATGTGCTGCGCCGTGGGCACGAGGACCTTCCCGCCCATGTGGCCGCACTTCTTCTCACTCGCGAGCTGGTCCTCCCAGTGCACGCCGGCCGCTCCCGCCTCGATCATCGACGACATCAGCTCGAAGGCGTTGAGCGGTCCGCCGAAGCCTGCCTCCGCGTCGGCGACGATCGGGGCGAGCCAATCGATTCCCGAACCGCCGCTGGTCGACCCGTCGGCCGACTCGATCTGGTCGGCGCGCAGCAGGGCGTTGTTGATGCGGCGGACGACGGCCGGGACGGAGTTCGCGGGGTAGAGACTCTGATCCGGGTACGTCTGGCCGGAGAGGTTCGCGTCGGCGGCGACCTGCCAGCCCGAGAGGTAGATGGCCTTGAGGCCGGCGCGCACCTGCTGGACGGCCTGGTTTCCGGTGAGGGCGCCGAGGGCCGGCACCCACTCCTCGGAGTGGATGAGCCGCCACAGGTTCTCGGCCCCGCGGCGGGCGAGGGTGCGCTCCTCGCGGACGGTGCCGCGCAGCGAGACGACGTCGGCGGCGGTGTAGTCGCGCTCGACGCCCATCCAGCGGGCGTCGGTCTTCCAGCGCGACTCGAGCTCCGAAGCGGTCTCCGTGACGTCGCCGGGGCGGTGGGTCTCGTTCATCGTGTCCTCCTCTGATCCGCCTCATCGGTGGGGCGTTCCCCCACTGTGCGACCGATCGGAGTGCTCTTCTTCGACTCCGGTGACAGAAATTCGGCTGTTTTTCTGCTTGCCAGAAGAACGCGGTCGGGCGATGCTGGACCATGGCCACCGACGCCCGGTTCCCGACGCAGGATGACGACATGCTCGATTCCCTGACCATCGGACGCCGCATCCGCCAGGCCCGCACCGACCGCGGGATGACCCTGGAGGCGCTCGGCGCGGCCGTCGGCCGGGCGGCGAGCCAGATCAGCGTGCTCGAGAACGGCCGCCGGTCGCCGCGACTCTCCGAGCTGCAGGCCGTGGCGCGTGCGATCGGCGTGCCCCTCGACGACCTCCTCTCCCCCGAGGCGCCGACTCCGCGCGCGGCGCTCGAGATCGCCCTCGAACGCGCGCAGCGGTCCCCGCTCTACACGTCGCTCGGGCTACCGCCGCTCCCACCCCGGAAGTCGCTGAGCGACGACGCGATCACCGCGGTACTCGGTCTCCACAGCGAACTGGAACGGCTCCACCGGGAGCGCGCTGCGACACCCGAGGAAGCGCGACGCGCGAACACGGAGCTCCGGAAGGAGCAGCGCCGCCACGCCAACCACTTCCCCGAGCTCGAGGCCACGGCCGCCCGGCTCCTGCAGGCCGTCGGCCACGCGGGAGGCCCCCTCTCGCAACGGGTCGCGTCGAGCCTCGCCACGCACCTCGGCTTCTCGCTCCACTACGTCTCCGACCTGCCGGCGTCCACGCGCAGCGTGACGGACCTCGAGAACGGGCGCCTCTACCTGCCGGTGCGGCAGCGGGCGGGCGCGGACCCCCGATCGGCTCTCCTCCAGGCGCTCGCAGCCGTGGTGCTCGAGGCCGGGGAACCGACCGACTACGAGGACTTCCTCCGGCAGCGTGTGGAGACGAACTACCTCGCGGGCGCGCTCATGATCCCCGAAGCGAGTGCCGTCGACTTCCTCACGGCCGCAAAGGCGCAGCGGGAGCTGTCGGTCGAGGACCTCCGCGACGCCTTCGCCGTGACGTACGAGACGGCGGCGCACCGCTTCACGAACCTCGCAACCGTGCACCTCGACATCCCCGTGCACTTCCTCAAGGTGCACGCGAGCGGCGCCATCTCGAAGGCGTACGAGAACGACAGCGCCGCCTTCCCCACCGACGCGCTCGGCGCCGTCGAAGGCCAGCTCGTATGCCGGTGGTGGAGCGCCCGTCAGGTCTTCGCCGTCGAGGACCGCTTCAGTCCGTACCACCAGTACACGGACAAGCCGGGCGGCACGTACTGGTGCACGTCGAGCATCCAGTCGAGCAGCCGCGGCGACTTCTCGGTGAGCGTCGGCACGCCGTTCGCGACCGCGAAGTGGTTCCGCGGGCGCGACACGACGAACCGTCAGACGTCCCGCTGCCCCGACCCGTCGTGCTGCCGACTCCCGCCGGAAGAGCTGACCGACCGTTGGTCGGGCGCGTCGTGGCCGAGCGCACGCATCGAGGCGTCGCTGCTCGCGGCCCCGCCCGTCGGCACGTTCACGGGGGTGGACCACACCGACGTCTACGAGTTCCTGGAGCGCCACGCCCCGCGCGACAGCGTGTGAGTGTCACCTTCTCGACACCTCGCCTCCCGTCGACAGACACAGGACCGTGCTGTCCCCCGACGAAACCGTCGTAGGATGTGAGCATCTGAGGTAAAAACGCCTGTTCCCCCAGGCGCGCACACGCGGATCCGAGAGGACCGCCACTTCTTCATCTGAAGGAGTGTGCTCTCAATGACCACCGAATCACCCCACACCACCACGACCGCAACCGCGGTCGCGCCGCGCCGACTGCGCGAGGCGTGGATCGCCCTCGCCGGGCTCGCGGCCGTCTTCCTCGTCGAGATGCTCGACAACTCGATCCTCACCGTGGCCCTCCCCACGATCGGGCGCGACCTGGACGCCTCGACGACGGACCTGCAGCTCGTGACGAGCGCGTACTCCATCGTCTTCGGTGGACTCATGCTCGCCCTGAGCGCCCTCGCCGACCGCGTGGGTCGGCGACGGATCATGCTCGCAGGACTCGTGCTCCTCGCCGCGGCCAGCCTCTCGACCGCCGCCGTCACGACACCGGAGCAACTCATCGCCGTCCGCGCCGCCATGGGCGTCGCCGCCGCGATGACGACACCCGGTTCGCTCGCCCTCGCGTTCCGTCTCTTCGACGACGACACCCTCCGGGTCCGGGCGATGACCGTCATCTCGACGGTCGGCCTCGTGGGCCTCGCCGTCGGCCCCACCGTCGGCGGGCTCGCTCTCACGGTCGCGCCGTGGCAGGCACTGTTGATCGCCGACGCACCGATCGCCGTCGTCGCCCTCGTGTGCATCGGCACCGGAATCCGCGCAGACGACCCGGCCGACCTGCACCGCGACCCGATCGACGTGGCCGGGGCAGCCCTCGGCACACTCACGATCGTCCTCGCACTCGTCGCCCCGACGCTCTTCGTCGAATCCGGATCGGGGTCGTGGATGCCGTGGGCGGCACTCGTCGCCGCTGTCGTCGCGGCCGCCGCGTTCGTCGCCCGCGAGCGGACGGCGACACATCCCCTCCTCGACCTCGAGCTCATCGCTCGCCCGCTCGTATCGAGCGGCCTGCTCCTCAAGTCCGCCGCCGGGCTGGCGACGGCAGGGCTCGGCTACCTCGTGACACTGCAGCTCCAGCTCGACTGGGGGTGGACGGCCGCGCAGGCCGCGATCGGGATGCTCCCCCAGGTGATCGTGCTCATCGCGGGCGGGGCGCTCGTCGGCCCGCTCATGAGACGGGTCGGCATGGACGGCGCGTCCTGGATGGGCGCCGTCGTGGTGGTCGCCGGGCTCGGTGTCTTCGCTCTGCTCGGCCGCTCCGGCTACGGGTGGGTCGCGCTCGCCCTCGTTTTCGTGGCCGCCGGGATGCGCGTGGTCGGCGTCGTCGCCGGCACGAACGTCATGCGCGGACTCCCCGCGAACCGCACCACCATCGGGGCTGCACTCGTGGACACGTCGAGCGAGGTGACGACGGCCGCCGCGATCGCGATCGCCGGGACGATCATCGCGGCGATGTTCAGCGGCAGCATCGCGACCCCGGGGTGGACGGCGGCGCAGGCCGACCAGTTCCGCACCGCTGTCGCGCTCGGCTCCACGGTCCTCACGCTCATCGCCGCCGCCCTCGTCGGCGTCGGCATCGCGCGCGGTCGCACGTCACGGAACGATCCCGTGGGTTAGTATCTGCGTATGAACGCAGATACGCAGCAATGCGGCAGAAGCCCCGAGAGCCCGTACGTCGAGCTCGCCGTCGAGGTCTTCGCGATGCTCGCCGACGCCACCCGGGTGCGCATCATCCTCGCGCTCCGCGACGGCGAGCTGTCCGTCAACCACCTGGCCGACATCGTCGACAAGTCGTCGGCCGCGGTCTCCCAGCACCTC
Proteins encoded in this window:
- a CDS encoding carbohydrate ABC transporter permease; amino-acid sequence: MTARRSWWKLALGVIFTALMLFPVYWMVNVSLTRTQDLRLSPPHIFPVNPTLEGFEAVIRQQLPNLGTSLLIGLGCVVLTVVIAAPAAYAIALLNLRGGRTLNFILLVAQMIPGVVMAMGFYAIYVRAGLLNSVWGLILADSTIAVPFGVLLFTAFMSGLPRELLQAAKVDGANAWRTFVSIVLPMSRNSVLTVSLFAFLWAWSDFIFASTLARNSELRPVTLGIYAYIGNNTTQWNAIMATAVVASIPAAILLVVAQRYVAAGVTAGAVKD
- a CDS encoding glycoside hydrolase family 127 protein, coding for MTSTSSIASSSTATPSSAAVPVAPENSARRGTAVADVRLSPNGFWGRRQEVNGAATLAHCLDWIERLGWLENIDRVARGEVTVERAGWQFSDSEIYKLLEAMAWELGRRDDAELEATFASVVARVAAAQDDDGYLGTAFGHPGLPPRYSDLAMGHELYNMGHLLQAAVARVRTAGDDLLVEVARRAADHICREFGGDGRDGICGHPEIEVGLAEFGRAVGEPRYLAQARLFVDRRGHGSLPVPPLQSAEYFQDDTPVIDAEALRGHAVRALYLSAGAVDVAVHDGDVALLDALRGQWDHTVERRTYLTGGMGSRHQDEGFGDDFELPTDRAYCETCAGVASVMFSWRLYLATGEVRYADLIERTLFNVIATSPAADGRSFFYANPLHQREAGAVPTDGVNARAEGGTRAPWFEVSCCPTNVARTFASLPAYVAAVDSSGDGSTDGDVAVLMQYADGRAVIGDVVLDVQTRYPDDGLIRITVLEAPDAESTLRLRVPAWASDAVLTEPGAESHPVAPGWADVRRAFVSGDVVTLDLRLAPRFTFPDPRIDAVRGTVAVERGPLVLCLESTDLPGDATIDDVSVDTTSAPIASGDGASVTAIVADPDERTPGALPFTSAPATPLRAGATELALVPYHRWAERGPSTMRVFIPTADGTDSTAATDGR
- a CDS encoding LamG-like jellyroll fold domain-containing protein, which codes for MMRDAPSHTHVRRRVAAFSTALAVGVGVVAAGAASPASAAVPTPDLHYSMDDVTGTTVPDSSGNDRNGTISGSTAVIASDDGSALDLTGGHVVLPTEILDGATDLTVATRVRWDGGAAWQWLFGLGSDNSHYLFTSPSSGEGKLRTAITRAGGGSNEQTVTGSGPLKTGEWVDLTVTLDTTADRLVTYIDGAAVSSVATDVTAGELLTDSATSGGFIGKSFYPDPAFDGAIDDFQVFRSALTAEQVAELSGAEAPTLESLTTTSFEVRTRVDEAPVLPAVVRGVYSDDVERDVPITWEDVPASSYAQSGVFTVAGVAADIDVTVEVTVTRGEVRIDMAENTGDVYGGASGVLYGLYGDDMPTSNLVEGMDVRTVATKAQDGGQHPGSDALEILPTLTASGGDVYLRVTDYYRGFPYQWPGDTPEEKLADYRTVLDEQLAMIATIPAEQREHLVIEPFNEPEGNMFGTGEWSLDGTSWLDDPTDYFAAWDSTYARIKEAFPDMRVAGPGLSVLFSQTQGFLSHTVEAGTVPDIITWHELSDPATIRTSVDRFRDWEATAFEGSSYEGTELPININEYAFNYHTSVPGQMIQWISAIEEKKVDAMIAFWNINGNLSDSAVQQNRANGQWWLYNSYAQMSGHTVELTPPSPGESYTLQGVSSLDEEKKISRTIIGGADGAAPVDFVDVPADVFGSTARVQVREIPWTGQIGDSEQPIVLSDRIAEVADGTLTLDFGAGDLPQLTESSAYEILITPGEGAEATAASPAWNASYEAEDAAFTGSGYSKNGPEGSPNDVSKYYTSGGYNVGGLREGSNGRLSFTVDVPETGAYDLSVFANSLNTYDLIAENGPTNVFLTVDGAAEQEVFLPLGYKWVVWDHADTTVQLTAGTHTISLATTDLAGTESTKGDALIDRITLERSASADAVTDYEAEYADHTGTPTATGVQLASDESATFWVYGEEDAEATLEVLGSGSGSVSLNGDAVLDLSSGEAAAEQRQSGTPASAVQLQGGINKIVVTGEATIDRIRIAASQDQLSSTEYQAEDAELSGDATTSELGLAEGGLAVDGLGGEPGNDNAVTFTVQADSAGRYAMVVRFSNPEQVPATHYNPNPMARHADISVNGGASERVLFVPTFHENNFWERTIVLDLEEGENTIRFGAEEQPNFDGVTYAQDNFPGIPLRSAEAPILDRITVSELSAAAETPVVVTPTDPEPGTPGGGGGDGGNGAGAGDPDGNGNAAPGSGDGLASTGSSPLGALIAGLVLLLAGALAARRRRSAIG